GCGCTGCGGGACGCGCCGTGGCTGTTCGGGTTGTGTGTGGTGGGCGCCGCGGTGGCGGGGTCGCTGGCGGTGGTGCCGCGCTCGGTGTACGGGTTGTGGGTCGAGGCGGTGGCGGTGCCGGTCGCGGCGCTGTGTTCGCCGCCGTGGCTGTCTCGGGCGCTGCGGGCGGCGCGGGAGCGGCGGGGCGGTGGGTCGCAGCGGGTGTGGTGGTCGGTCGCGGTCGCCGCGGCCCTGCTGCTGGTGATGGTGCCGTTGCTGGCCGGCGCAGACGCGGTGTTCGCGGGACTGGTGGACGCGCTGCTGCCGAGCATCGACGTGCCCGCGGTGCTGCGGTGGACGCTGGTGTTCTGCGTCGCCGGGCTGGGGACGGCGGGGGCGCTGTATCTGCTGGCCGGACCGCTCCCGTCCGCCGGGGACGCGCCGCACGCCGATTGGGAAGACCAGGCGGCGGCCGGGGATCGGTGGGGCCGGAAGGGAATTCGCCGTTTCTCGCCGGTGGAGTGGGGAATCCCGGTGGGGACGTTGACGATCGTGTTCGCGGCGTTCGTGGGGACGCAGGTGGCGGTGCTGTTCGGCGGGGACGGGTATGTGCGGCGCACCGCCGGGCTGACCTACGCCGAGTACGCCCGCGGCGGGTTCTGGCAGCTGTCGATCGTGAGCGTGCTGACGCTGGCGGTGATCGCGGCGGTGCTGCGCTACGCGCGGCAGCGCGCACGTGCCGAACGACGCTGGCTGCGTGCCGCGGTGGCGCTGGTGTGCGTGCTGACGCTGGTGATCGTGGCCTCGGCGCTGCATCGCATGTGGACCTATCAGCAGGCGTACGGATTCACGGTGTCGCGGCTGCTGGTGGAGGTGTGCGAAGGCTGGATCGCGCTGGTGTACCTGCTGGTGGCGGCGAGCCTGGTGCGTTTGCGGCGCGGCTGGATGCCCCGCACGGCGGCCGGTGCCGCCGCGGTGACCCTGCTGGGTCTGGCGCTGCTCGACCCGGAAGCCTTTGTCGCCGACCGCAATATCGACCGCTGGCAGGCAGGCAAACCCCTCGACACCGCCTACCTGAGCACCCTGTCCGCGGACGCCCTGCCGGCCACCGACCGCCTCCCCGCCCCCGAGCGCGCCGCCATCGCCGACGTCATCCGCACCCGCCTGCCCGCCGACTCCTGGCAGAGCTGGAACTACGCCCGCGCCACCGCCGGCCACTGACTGCCCTCGCCGCGTCCGATGAGCCGAGCATCGCTTGAGCCGAGCGTCGCGAGGGCGAGGGAGCGTCCTCTCTGGGCGGCCTCGTTCGTGCGGCTTCTCTGGGGGCCTCGTTCGTGGAGGTTCGGATGCGCGGCACCCGCAGACCTAGGGCCACCCGCGTCACTTGGCCGCCCGCCCCACTTGGCCGCCGGCGTCACTGGCGTTTGGTGATCAAACCCCGAATTCGACGGGCGCCCAGCTGTGTCCGGCGTCCTGGGTGACGAGCATCCTCGTGGCCTGCGGCCCCGATCCGGTGCCCGCCTGGGCCAGGATCATGAAACCCGTTGTGTCGGTGGCGAACACGCTGGAGGACACCTGCCAGCCGGGGTCGGGTGCGGTGTAGGCGGTGCTCCAGCTCTGCCCGCCGTCGGCGGACGCGAGCACCTGGTTGTCGAGGACGGCGTTCAGGTGGGTGGCGTCCGCGGCGGCGAGGGCCGCGTTCGGGACGAGCGTGGGCGCCAGTTGCGCGGTCTCGGTGAAGCTCACCCCGCCGTCGATGGAGGTCAGCAGCCGCATCGTGGTGCCGTTGTCGTCGTGGAAGCCGCTGCGGCCGCACAGGGCCAGCACGCGTTTGGCCGAGGTGACCGTCCAGTCGGCCGGGCCGTCCCCGCCGCAGGGCGATGCCCAGCCGGTCCAGGTCCCGTCGACGAGACGCGCGCCGCCCCAGCCCCGGTCGTAGACCTCGTACCAGGCCCGGCTGCCCACTGCCACCACGTGGGCCAGGGGATTGGGGCCGCCCCCGACCGTGGCCGGGATGCCGGTCGTCTTGGTCCAGGAGTCGGTGCCGACGGTGCTGGTGAACAGGACCGGTCGGCCACCGGTCTCCACGGCCGCGAAGTAGGCGGTGTCGCCGGAGACGGTGAGCGATCCGCTCTGCACTTCGGCGGTGAGCTCGGGATCGGCCGGGCGCCAGGTGGTTCCACCGTCGTGGGTGGCGAACAGCCCGTGCGAGGTCTCGATCCAGCCGTGGTGGCTGTCGGCGAAGATCAGTCGCCCGCCGTGGGCGTCGCTGTCGCGCAACGGCTGCGGCAGCGCGACCTGCTCCCAGGTGGCGCCACCATCGGTGGTTTTGCGCAACGCCAGGCACGACGCGCCCGCACACGGAGAGGTGTGTCCCAGCACCCAGCCGTCGTCGGCAGACGCGAACTGGACCGAATCGGGTTGGAAGCCAACGGGTTCCGCAGCAGCGGGCGCGGTGGGTACGGGTGTGGCCTGCGGTGTCTCGATGCCCGCGGACGGGGTGGCGGCCGCCTGCGTGGTGGCGTGCCCCGCCGGGTAGGGCCCTTCA
This sequence is a window from Nocardia yunnanensis. Protein-coding genes within it:
- a CDS encoding DUF4153 domain-containing protein translates to MPENRNDTTLSESEVIDDAPPAVTGRDAYARAPIPQRVPPRSALVPVPAGALTATAGVGVAAAVLVPLDRPGVGWVLAGAIAAGAVYTVDRAARRAVANPNPDTVPDPNAEAVANPDAGAKPDADPEPGTDTGVYPDAGADPVPVVGAANGRTGAPMRWRRVWWVGMALALLGVGALRDAPWLFGLCVVGAAVAGSLAVVPRSVYGLWVEAVAVPVAALCSPPWLSRALRAARERRGGGSQRVWWSVAVAAALLLVMVPLLAGADAVFAGLVDALLPSIDVPAVLRWTLVFCVAGLGTAGALYLLAGPLPSAGDAPHADWEDQAAAGDRWGRKGIRRFSPVEWGIPVGTLTIVFAAFVGTQVAVLFGGDGYVRRTAGLTYAEYARGGFWQLSIVSVLTLAVIAAVLRYARQRARAERRWLRAAVALVCVLTLVIVASALHRMWTYQQAYGFTVSRLLVEVCEGWIALVYLLVAASLVRLRRGWMPRTAAGAAAVTLLGLALLDPEAFVADRNIDRWQAGKPLDTAYLSTLSADALPATDRLPAPERAAIADVIRTRLPADSWQSWNYARATAGH